The Gigantopelta aegis isolate Gae_Host chromosome 3, Gae_host_genome, whole genome shotgun sequence genome segment GGTATGTCTTCGAGTGAGGCTATGTTTGAGTTGGCAGATTTAGAAATCCGAGTTATAGCCTCTTTTTGGGAACGAGGTGACCCTTGACCTGGATTGAGGTCTGTGTAACCGGGCGAGGTTAACGCTGCTGAAGACCCCCAGGAAGGCCCCGCCCATAGCCAGGTAGAAGCCGAAGATGTAGGCGTTTGTTGACTGCGTCATCGCGAACTTGATCACAGCTCCCAGTCCACTCATTCCtgcaagaaataaaaacaagaagtcAAAATCCAGCAAAAGGGTTGTCCACAAAaccaccatttgtcgtgtcgttactgaggtcaggtcaggccatagggttttatgtgtacattcagagcaagcctcggccggctcctccatcccggacaggaaaagggttggggtgggtgggagaggggaccgcccgCACTTGCagatgcaagggagcaccagcagcccgaccggggtccGTAGCGGGCGGGGgtagttttggtgctattgaattttgaatgtcccgtaTAACTAAGATCAAAAAGGAAAATATTGCACAAATTTCTTGAAGTATTTTTGGCGCTTTTTGGAACGGTTCATCGAAAGAGAAAAGTGGAACTAATGTTAATTTTGAACTTAGTTTGCCGAAAGTAGCTCATTGTCTcgttacttgttgtagcagcggtttaggaaatagttcctcattaaaaaaatactacaaaattctgatatgctttttaaaatctttcgtaggtagtatttatataaccCATCGGTTTAAAGTtaattgttatatgtagtacaaaTTGATAACAACAGTGCAAGTGATATAGTGCCACTTGCATAACAGcgacacgaggcggtgctcaggCATGAGTGCTGTTAACTGAACATTTTCGTTGTCGACCTATGTTGAGGttttacacggtacttgtccGTTAAGAGtatccctaaaattagtagtcacagtagtgttgtatttttcacagaatatattctgaaatagaaattgtattgaactgcaaggagcaattaatggtggtgtgtaatcTTCACAAGCGTTCAAATTATACTCGATTCTAATTAATTCACTACACTACCGCAACTTTTCGCTCTCACAGTGCAATACAAAACCACTTGGAAGAAcgatgtaatattatttttttttttaaagtagcagaccctagtttcaaccagtataaaatggacactaagtttggttaatttacaaacctgcatCGAATTTGGGTTAAAAAGAGAGaaacgttgaaatacccttaaaaatagaccaaaaaACCCCgggactccataaccgttacttctgagacgcacgtgcgtttttaaaaatatgaaaaatgcattttgtggtattgaaaaaacaccaggattaccagtaacacttcggttgtatggaaatagataatctaaacaataaaatataagtaatgtttgatttcaatgatcataaacggctctaatagtgaaaaatatgctatagtgtttaaaaactagggtctgtctctttaagagaactttgtgaatCTGGCCCATGATCGCTACTAAAAACCTACCTATGAGAGAGAAACTAACACGTCTGACTGATTTTGTATAATTGAATGTATTCTGGTAGGCAATAAATAACCCGCAAACAAAGGCTatggctatttttttttttttatagcaacTTCAAACATGCGACTGCAATAACTAAAACCTGAATGGTGTTTATGTTCGTAGGTGAACATAGTGTTATCAATAGGAAATGTACTTGCATTGTATTATTAATCACTTAGGTGAACTAAAACTCCCCAGATTAATAAACTGTAAtgtagtaaataacaataatatgatGATACTACTTGTGAcgacaaccggcctcggtggtgtcgtggttaaaccatcggacataaagctggtaggtattgggttcgcaccccggtaccggctcccacccagagcgaggttaAGGACTTAGTGAGTAGTTGTAAGGCCACTTcatcgacttctctcttactaatcaTTAACAGCTAACCATTaaaacagacagcccagatatatgagatgtgtgcctaggacagcgtgcttgaacctcaactggatataagcacgaaactaagaatcaatgaaaagaaatgaaattgtgATGTTGATGCTGGTGGTATTGATGGCATAATGAGTTAAATGtgtgtttatacttatttcagTGCTTGTGTTcagttaagattcaagcacgaaggaaggaaggaaatggtttatttaacgacgcactcaacacattttattcacggttatatggcgtcggacatatggttaaggaccacacagatattgaggaaggaaacccgctgttgccacttcatgggctactcttttcgattagcagcaagggatcttttatatgcaccaccccacagacaggatagcacataccacggcctttgatgtaccagtcgcgatcccaaaccgaccacgcatcaagcgagcgctttaccactgggctacgcctcgccccatTCAAGCACGATGACCAGGGAACACACTTCAACTACCTGGGGTGTCTGTCTAGGGCCCcgtgctaagatcacctcaagGTGATGCACTTTAGGTGATCATAGGACagtatgttagtggttagtgacagagaagtcggtgtagtggtcttacacctaaccattgagtcgTAAAATTCGCTCTGGATGTGAATTGGTAcctggatgcgaacccagtgcctaccagccttaagttcaCTAGCGTAACAACTATGGATACACCACCAAGGCCTGTGAAAGGTGAATGCATTGTACAATACATACCTGCAATCATATcacggtaccgggatgcgaacccagtacctaccagtcttaagtccgTTAGCTCAACGACTATGTatacaccaccgaagccggtgaaATATGAAGCATTGTACAGTATAATACATTTTACCTGCAATCATGGCAAACATTGACACGACGGACCATTTGGAAACGGCGTGGGGCGACTTGCAGCAGCAGATGAGAGCCGATCCCATGATGATGGCCACGATGTAACAGAGAGTAGACACCGCCGTCAGGGCTAGGAACAGCAGCTGGTCCACTGGTAAAAAGCAAATGTGTAAAGGTGTATTGGGTTTTGATTATGTATGACAGGAGAAAAATGTAAATGATTTGGGCTCTGGTGTggccagaattttatattggagttggggggaggggtaacccacactatgtatgtatgtatgtatgtatgtatgtatgtatgtatgtatgtatgtatatatgtatgtattgtattgtatgtatgtattgtatgtatgtatgtatgtatgtatgtatgtatttttgtagTGCCATTTACCAattaatgatttaataaattgtACAATTCACCCGATTATTAAACGGTGGACGAGTATTAACTAAAACACGCCTGAATTAAATGACCGTAAAATTATCTTGATTTGATAAACGTAAGAAACGACTGAGTAATAAACTGGACAACTCGCATGATTCCATTAAAGATAAAACTAGCTCCAAAATGTAACTAGTAAAACCCCACCAACTAACACTTATAAATGTTGCCTGATTTGATGAACTGTAAAACTCGCCTGATTAATGAACCGTAAAACTCGTCCTTAGGCGTCGGGgccagtaatatattaatttatcttccaacagggggggggggggggggggggccgcaATGTATTATCTTTGACATTAGGGGGTGGATGTTACCTACCACCCACCGCACCCGATGCCTATGTCGTCAGATTAATACTGTAAAACTCACCTAATTCGATGAATAGTGAAATTTGCCAATTAATAAAGTGTAAATATCGCTTCAGTAGTCAACTGTAATACTCACCTGATTCGATGATTTAAAAGTACAACTTGTCGCCCACCAAGATCTGTGCTATTATAAAAACTCACCCACTAAGAGCTGAGCTATTATAAAAACCACACCCACTAAGAGCTGTGCTATTATAAAAACTCACCCATTAAGAGCTGTGCTATTATAAAAACTCGCCCACTAAGATCTGTACTATTATAAAAACTCCACCACTAAGAGCTGCTATTATAAAAACTCGCCCACTAAGATATGTGCTATTATAAAAACTCACCCACTAAGATCTATGCTATTATAAAAACCACACCCGCTAAGAGCTGTGCTATTATAAAAACCACACCCACTAAGAGCTGTGCTATTATAAAAACTCGCCCACCAAGATCTGTGCTATTATAAAAACTCGCCCACTAAGAGCTGTGCTATTATAAAAACTCGCCCACTAAGAACTGTGCTATTATAAAAACTCACCCACTAAGAGCTGTGCTATTATAAAAACTGGCCCACTAATATCTATACTATTATAAAAACTCACCCACTAAGAGCTGTGCTATTATAAAAACTCGCCCACCAAGATCTGTGCTATTATAAAAACTTACCCACTAAGAGCTGTGCTATTATAAAAACACGCCCACTAAGATCTATGCTATTATAAAAACTCACCAAGATCTGTGCTATTATAAAAACTCGCCCACTAAGAGCTGTGCTATTATAAAAACTCCCCCAATAAGAGCTGTAATATTGTAAATACTCACTAAGAGTTGTGCTATTGTAAATACTCACTAAAAGTTGTGCTATTGTAAAAACTCGCCCAGTTATGGATGTGCTATTGTAAAAACTCACCCAGTTAGGGATGTGCTATTGTAAAAACTCACCCAGTTAGGGATGTGCTATTGTATAAAGTCATCCAGTTGGGGATGTTCTATTGTATAAACTCGTCCAATTAAGGATGTGCTATTGTAAAAACTCACCCAGTTAGGGATGTGCTATTGTAAAATCTCACCCAGTTAGGGATGTTCTATTGTATAAAGTCATCCAGTTAGGGGTGTTCTATTGTATAAACTCATCCAATTAAGGATGTGCTATTGTAAACGTCACCCAGTGAGAGACGTATTATTGTAAAACTTACCCACAAAAGGCTGTGCTATTGTAATTGGACTGCACGAATCAGGCGACGGCGTCTGTTGATTAAAGTAGTTGCATGACCACCAGGGCCCCATCCAGGTCTTCACCTTGACCGCCCCAATCGTCACCCAGGGGGTCTCGTTCCACGCAGGGGACATAATCCCCGCCCCAAAACACAGCGCTCCAACAAGAAGAAGTAAATAGCTAGCAAGATGGGGAGACATGGTTAATCCGAAATTGATTCTTTaatccttttttcttctttcgttTTTTGGTTAATCCCAATGCACTTATTCTGTTATCCCTTGTTTCTTTCCTTTTGGATAATCCTAATCTAGTTCTTTTATCCTATTTTATCCTATTTTCGTTCCTTTTTACTTAACCCGAATCTGATCCCTTGTCCCTTTTGTCCTGTCTTTAACCAATTTTCTTTCCCTTTTTGTTCAATCCAAATCCAGttccttttattctatttcctTTCCGTTTTGGTTAACCCGAATCCGATGCTTTATCCTTTTTGTCAGATCTTGAAGATAACACGCTCTGCTGTTTTCGTTGACTGCTGTAAAGGAAAACTCCACTTGTGTATAGTTACCGACAGTAAATGTTCTTACTTAGACTGTATGTAATTTATCTTCGTTCTTACACCTAGATCGGAGCAGTTGTTCgttactttttctttcttcaaaaATTCTCTACGATAATATCTTCTTAACCTAACAGagtaataaatactattttgacTGTTATTATGGCGTGGTTTGTATCCTGTTTAATACAACATGTCAGTAATATATGTTTAGAAGTCTCGTCAATAAACATAAATCAGAGTTAGTCACAGAAAACACAGAGCAGCTAAGCGTGTCCTACGACTTAATATGGTGCCAAGGGCCAGGTCTATTCTTGTCAAAGGGGGCGTGCTAGCAtaaaaaggacattcctgagtttgctgcaatttttaaaatgttatcaactaacagagactttttaacggttgcatacaatattagtggctgtatattaaacgtgtttttcatcgttctaatatttttactaggttaaattttattttatttcctaaaatatttttttttcgtacgaactaaattatttgaagacaaaatccagtttgagcttcttgcaaatattaagacaaccagaaacacattgaatatacagacactgatattctaaacaagaaaatatatataatatgtaagtttaattgtagaaatattttattagtcgaaaacatcttacaatgcagcaaactcaggaaagtccctttaatgtttttctggtctggg includes the following:
- the LOC121369489 gene encoding uncharacterized protein LOC121369489, which gives rise to MSPHLASYLLLLVGALCFGAGIMSPAWNETPWVTIGAVKVKTWMGPWWSCNYFNQQTPSPDSCSPITIAQPFVVDQLLFLALTAVSTLCYIVAIIMGSALICCCKSPHAVSKWSVVSMFAMIAGMSGLGAVIKFAMTQSTNAYIFGFYLAMGGAFLGVFSSVNLARLHRPQSRSRVTSFPKRGYNSDF